A portion of the Avibacterium sp. 20-132 genome contains these proteins:
- a CDS encoding lysophospholipid acyltransferase family protein has translation MLAKLIDFLLCRLTSFLTGVRPAKNIPLQSVGKPRLYYANHNSHGDFILFWVSLPYEVRKNTRPVAGADYWQKGSIRSFLAKKVFNMLLIERNGNDPKAVTEQISQALKKDSLIIFPEGTRKTDDDMLIQPFKSGLYYLAKDNPDVDFIPVWISNTHNLLPKGFVVPVPLLCDLYLGDPIHIQPEEDKTHFLARAEQALINLNPKYQGE, from the coding sequence ATGTTAGCTAAATTGATTGATTTTCTGTTATGCCGTTTAACCTCATTTCTTACCGGAGTACGTCCGGCAAAGAATATTCCCCTGCAATCTGTGGGTAAACCGCGATTGTATTATGCAAACCATAACAGCCACGGCGATTTTATTTTATTTTGGGTTTCTTTGCCTTATGAAGTCAGAAAAAACACCCGTCCAGTTGCGGGAGCTGATTATTGGCAAAAAGGGAGCATTCGTTCTTTTCTGGCGAAAAAAGTATTCAATATGCTCTTGATCGAACGTAATGGCAATGATCCTAAAGCAGTAACAGAGCAAATAAGCCAAGCATTAAAAAAGGATTCGCTGATTATCTTTCCTGAGGGAACGAGAAAAACAGATGATGATATGCTTATTCAGCCTTTTAAAAGCGGGCTATATTATTTGGCTAAAGATAACCCTGATGTAGATTTCATCCCTGTTTGGATAAGTAATACACATAATTTATTACCTAAAGGGTTTGTTGTTCCAGTACCATTATTGTGCGATCTTTATTTAGGTGATCCTATCCATATTCAGCCAGAAGAAGATAAAACACACTTTTTAGCCCGTGCTGAGCAAGCATTAATTAATTTAAACCCAAAATATCAAGGAGAATAA
- a CDS encoding CDP-alcohol phosphatidyltransferase family protein, whose protein sequence is MSIYDLKPRFQNLLRPSVIKLEQKGVTANQVTLLACAISIILGLFLTALSTVNWLFILLPIWLFIRMAFNAIDGMLAREFQQKSRLGGYLNEITDVISDAALYLPFAFISPFDPFVIGIIIWLAALTEFCGVLGQIHGKTRRYDGPLGKSDRAFLFGGLGLIYTFMPTLPSWFYGIAWLVVIGLILTCVKRVKAGLNEGAKSTQDDEKESAVQFPTENNEVETQENNNVS, encoded by the coding sequence ATGAGTATTTATGATTTAAAGCCTCGATTTCAAAATTTACTGCGACCAAGTGTGATTAAATTGGAACAAAAAGGCGTCACAGCAAATCAAGTTACCCTATTGGCTTGTGCTATTTCAATAATTTTAGGTCTATTTTTGACCGCACTTTCAACCGTAAATTGGTTATTCATTTTGCTTCCGATTTGGCTTTTTATTCGTATGGCATTTAATGCAATTGATGGAATGTTAGCCAGAGAATTTCAGCAAAAATCTCGTTTGGGTGGGTATTTGAATGAAATTACGGATGTGATTTCCGATGCCGCATTATATTTACCCTTTGCTTTTATTTCTCCTTTTGATCCTTTTGTGATTGGAATCATTATTTGGCTTGCTGCACTCACGGAATTTTGTGGGGTATTGGGGCAGATACATGGTAAAACACGCCGTTATGATGGACCTCTAGGCAAAAGTGATCGTGCATTCTTATTTGGTGGATTAGGTTTGATTTATACTTTTATGCCAACATTACCAAGTTGGTTTTATGGTATTGCTTGGCTTGTCGTTATCGGATTAATTTTAACCTGTGTGAAACGTGTAAAAGCGGGGCTTAATGAGGGTGCAAAATCAACACAAGATGATGAAAAGGAAAGTGCGGTGCAATTTCCGACAGAAAATAACGAAGTAGAAACACAGGAGAACAATAATGTTAGCTAA
- a CDS encoding SLC13 family permease has translation MPTITNMPLASVVIFLAIAVLLFIHNKIRMDVIALLVMLAFCLSGILTVQEVFAGFSDPNIILIALLFIVGEALVRTGVAYQVSEWLMKAAKNSETRVLILVMLAVTGLGSFMSSVGIVAIFIPVVLVICQQMNISPKRLMMPLSMAGLISGMMTLIATAPNLVINAELINLTHQRFNFFSFTPIGIVILLLGIAYMLVARHWLGTSEQDEEEGGSRHSIQDLINDYQLHNRTKRFVVKTGSDFIGQPLESLHLRSNYALNVLAIERWKRFRPRFLADSLGKIEIREKDILLIDCADPELDINEFCQQHQLEPTELRPYYFEQQAKFMGMVEITPIPDGDYLGKTVADVGFRSRFGLNVVGIKRNNEILTGSLIEQPLKIGDLLLVVGSWKLIHAMRNKTKSFFVLDYPAEIERAAPAQSQAPYAILSIVTMVALMVTGLVPNVVAALIACLMLAKFRCVDAKSAYASIHWSSLILIVGMMPFSTALQKTGGINLIVEFMINTVGGMGKHWILISLFTLTAVIGLFISNTATAILMAPIAITMAQHLQLSPLPFAMTVAIASSAAFMTPISSPVNTMVLGAAKYKFGDFVKIGVPFTLLIMLTSVFLIPLLFPF, from the coding sequence ATGCCCACAATCACTAATATGCCACTTGCTAGCGTTGTGATCTTTCTCGCAATTGCTGTACTCTTGTTTATCCACAATAAAATCCGTATGGACGTCATTGCCCTATTAGTGATGCTCGCTTTTTGCTTAAGTGGTATTTTAACGGTGCAAGAAGTATTTGCAGGGTTTAGCGATCCAAATATTATTTTGATTGCATTACTTTTTATTGTTGGTGAAGCATTAGTCAGAACGGGCGTGGCGTATCAAGTCAGCGAGTGGTTGATGAAAGCGGCCAAAAATAGCGAAACTCGTGTGTTGATCTTAGTAATGTTAGCGGTAACTGGGTTAGGATCTTTTATGAGTTCCGTTGGTATTGTGGCGATTTTTATTCCTGTGGTGTTAGTGATTTGTCAGCAAATGAATATTTCCCCAAAACGTCTTATGATGCCTCTCAGTATGGCAGGGCTAATTAGTGGAATGATGACCTTAATCGCCACTGCCCCTAACTTGGTGATTAATGCCGAATTAATAAACTTGACCCACCAACGCTTTAATTTTTTCTCTTTTACACCGATTGGTATTGTGATTTTATTATTAGGCATTGCCTATATGCTTGTTGCACGTCATTGGTTAGGGACCTCTGAACAGGATGAAGAGGAAGGAGGAAGTCGCCATTCTATTCAAGATTTAATTAATGATTACCAACTGCATAACCGCACAAAACGTTTTGTCGTGAAAACAGGCTCGGATTTTATTGGGCAACCGTTGGAATCTTTACACTTACGTTCTAATTATGCATTAAATGTGCTAGCCATCGAGCGTTGGAAACGTTTTCGCCCAAGATTTCTTGCAGATTCATTAGGTAAAATTGAAATTCGTGAAAAAGATATTTTACTGATTGATTGTGCCGATCCTGAGTTAGATATCAATGAATTCTGCCAACAACATCAGTTAGAGCCTACAGAACTTCGCCCTTACTATTTTGAACAACAAGCAAAATTTATGGGAATGGTGGAAATTACCCCTATTCCAGATGGTGATTATCTAGGCAAAACAGTCGCCGATGTCGGTTTTCGTTCCCGTTTTGGTTTAAATGTGGTTGGCATTAAACGGAATAATGAGATTTTGACGGGAAGTTTGATCGAACAGCCATTAAAGATCGGAGATTTGCTGTTGGTGGTAGGATCGTGGAAATTGATCCACGCGATGCGTAATAAAACGAAAAGTTTTTTTGTCTTGGATTACCCCGCAGAAATTGAGCGTGCAGCGCCCGCACAAAGCCAAGCACCCTATGCCATTTTATCTATTGTAACGATGGTAGCATTAATGGTAACAGGGCTTGTACCGAATGTGGTCGCGGCATTAATTGCTTGTTTAATGTTAGCGAAGTTCCGTTGCGTTGATGCGAAAAGTGCTTATGCTTCTATTCATTGGTCGAGCTTAATTTTAATTGTTGGAATGATGCCATTTTCTACCGCACTGCAAAAAACAGGTGGGATAAATTTAATCGTGGAGTTTATGATTAATACCGTAGGCGGAATGGGGAAACATTGGATTTTAATCAGCTTGTTTACGCTTACCGCCGTGATTGGCCTATTTATTTCCAATACGGCGACAGCCATTCTTATGGCGCCTATTGCGATTACTATGGCACAGCATTTACAGCTTTCACCATTACCTTTTGCAATGACGGTGGCGATTGCTTCTTCTGCCGCGTTTATGACCCCTATTTCTTCCCCCGTCAATACGATGGTATTAGGGGCAGCGAAGTATAAGTTTGGTGATTTCGTAAAAATTGGTGTACCCTTTACGTTGTTGATTATGCTGACAAGTGTGTTTTTAATTCCGTTGTTATTTCCATTTTAA
- the rnhB gene encoding ribonuclease HII, whose protein sequence is MSEFVYPDYELIAGVDEVGRGPLVGAVVTAAVILDPNNPIEGLTDSKKLSHKKRLALAEEIKQKAKAWALGRAEPEEIDELNILHATMLAMQRAVNQLNITPHFVLVDGNRIPSLPMPAQAVVKGDSLVAEISAASILAKVARDLEMEELDKRYPQYAFAQHKGYPTKLHLEKLAEHGVLPEHRRSFAPVRKLILE, encoded by the coding sequence ATGAGCGAATTTGTCTATCCTGATTACGAACTTATCGCTGGTGTCGATGAAGTGGGGCGTGGACCTTTAGTTGGCGCAGTGGTAACGGCCGCGGTGATTTTAGATCCTAATAATCCCATTGAAGGCTTAACCGACAGCAAGAAACTCTCTCATAAAAAACGTCTTGCCTTAGCGGAAGAAATTAAACAAAAAGCCAAAGCGTGGGCGCTAGGGCGGGCAGAACCAGAAGAAATTGATGAACTTAATATTTTGCACGCCACGATGTTGGCAATGCAACGTGCGGTAAATCAGCTTAATATTACACCGCACTTTGTATTAGTGGACGGCAACCGTATTCCCTCATTACCAATGCCCGCCCAAGCGGTGGTGAAAGGGGATAGCCTTGTGGCAGAAATCAGCGCTGCCTCCATTCTTGCCAAAGTCGCTCGTGATTTAGAAATGGAGGAACTGGATAAACGTTATCCTCAATATGCCTTTGCACAACATAAAGGCTATCCAACAAAATTGCACTTAGAAAAACTCGCAGAACACGGCGTTTTACCCGAACACCGCCGAAGTTTTGCACCAGTAAGAAAACTTATTTTAGAATAA
- the lpxB gene encoding lipid-A-disaccharide synthase, translating into MRKVLMEQAKAFPTIGIVAGEVSGDILGAGLIRSLKIRYPNARFIGIAGKQMLAEGCETLVDMEDIAVMGLAEVVKHLPRLLKIRRQVINKMLQEKPDVFIGIDAPDFNLDIELKLKEQGIKTIHYVSPSVWAWRQNRIHKIAQATNLVLAFLPFEKAFYDRFNVPCRFIGHTMADAIALKPDRLVACQMLNIDPQQRYLAILVGSRGAEVEFLAEPFLQTALLLKEQYPDVQFLVPLVNEKRRQQFEQIKAKVAPDLEMRLLDGQARQAMIAAQATLLASGTAALECMLCKSPMVVGYKMKPMTYMLAKRLVKTPYISLPNLLANEMFVPEMIQQDCTAEKLVEKLIPYFSTEESAVQNRHSLVQHFIDLHKIIQCDADKQAADAVIELLQENK; encoded by the coding sequence ATGAGAAAAGTATTAATGGAACAAGCAAAAGCATTCCCGACCATTGGCATTGTAGCAGGCGAAGTCTCTGGTGATATTTTAGGGGCAGGGTTAATACGCAGCCTGAAAATCCGCTATCCTAACGCACGTTTTATCGGCATTGCTGGCAAACAAATGTTGGCAGAAGGTTGTGAAACCTTGGTGGATATGGAAGACATTGCTGTAATGGGCTTAGCCGAAGTAGTGAAACATTTACCACGCTTGCTGAAAATTCGCCGTCAGGTTATCAACAAAATGTTGCAAGAAAAACCCGATGTATTTATCGGCATTGATGCCCCTGACTTCAATCTTGACATTGAACTCAAACTCAAAGAACAAGGTATCAAAACCATTCATTATGTTAGCCCATCAGTATGGGCGTGGCGACAAAACCGCATTCACAAAATTGCACAAGCGACCAACCTTGTTCTCGCCTTCTTGCCTTTTGAAAAAGCCTTTTATGACCGCTTCAATGTACCTTGCCGTTTTATTGGACACACAATGGCAGATGCCATCGCCTTAAAACCTGATCGTCTTGTGGCTTGTCAAATGCTTAATATTGATCCACAGCAACGTTATCTGGCGATCCTTGTTGGCAGTCGTGGCGCGGAAGTGGAATTTCTTGCCGAACCGTTCTTACAAACGGCATTATTGCTGAAAGAACAGTATCCAGATGTACAATTTCTTGTTCCTTTAGTGAATGAAAAACGTCGCCAACAATTTGAACAAATTAAGGCGAAAGTCGCCCCTGATTTAGAAATGAGATTACTTGATGGACAAGCCCGTCAAGCAATGATCGCGGCACAAGCTACCTTATTAGCGTCAGGAACGGCAGCATTGGAGTGTATGCTATGTAAATCACCTATGGTCGTGGGCTACAAAATGAAGCCGATGACGTATATGCTAGCAAAACGTTTAGTGAAAACCCCTTATATTTCTTTACCTAACTTGTTAGCCAATGAAATGTTTGTACCAGAAATGATCCAGCAAGATTGCACGGCGGAAAAGCTGGTGGAAAAGCTAATCCCTTATTTTTCTACAGAAGAAAGTGCGGTACAAAATCGCCACAGTTTAGTGCAACATTTTATTGATCTACATAAAATAATCCAATGCGATGCGGACAAACAAGCTGCTGACGCGGTGATTGAATTATTGCAGGAGAATAAATAA
- the lpxA gene encoding acyl-ACP--UDP-N-acetylglucosamine O-acyltransferase — protein MIHPSAKIHPSAIIEEGAKIGENVVIGPFCIIGSDVEIGRGTVLHSHIVVNGVTQIGEENEIFQFASIGEKNQDLKYQNEPTKTIIGHRNRIRESVTIHRGTVQGGGVTRIGDDNLFMINAHIAHDCKIKNRCILANNATLAGHVELDDFVIVGGMSAIHQFVIIGAHVMLGGGSMVSQDVPPYVMAQGNHAQPFGVNIEGLKRRGFDKPTLHAIRNVYKLIYRSGKTLEEVMPEIEHYAKTESAISFFLDFFKRSTRGIIR, from the coding sequence ATGATCCATCCAAGTGCAAAAATTCACCCTTCAGCCATTATTGAGGAAGGTGCTAAAATTGGCGAAAACGTCGTCATTGGCCCATTTTGTATTATTGGTTCTGACGTTGAAATTGGCAGAGGCACAGTACTACATTCACATATTGTTGTGAATGGCGTCACCCAGATTGGTGAAGAGAATGAAATTTTCCAGTTTGCGAGTATTGGTGAGAAAAACCAAGATCTAAAATATCAAAATGAGCCAACCAAAACCATTATTGGTCACCGTAACCGCATCCGTGAAAGTGTTACTATTCATCGTGGCACAGTACAAGGTGGGGGCGTAACCCGTATTGGTGATGATAACTTATTTATGATCAACGCCCATATTGCACACGATTGTAAAATCAAAAATCGTTGTATTCTTGCTAATAATGCCACCCTTGCAGGACACGTGGAACTAGATGATTTCGTGATTGTCGGTGGAATGTCAGCCATTCACCAATTTGTCATCATTGGCGCACACGTTATGCTTGGCGGTGGTTCAATGGTGAGCCAAGATGTTCCCCCTTATGTGATGGCACAAGGCAACCACGCACAGCCCTTTGGTGTGAATATTGAAGGTTTGAAACGCCGTGGCTTTGATAAGCCGACATTACACGCCATTCGTAATGTGTATAAATTGATTTATCGCAGTGGAAAAACCTTAGAAGAAGTGATGCCAGAAATTGAGCATTACGCCAAAACGGAAAGTGCGATTAGCTTTTTCCTTGATTTCTTCAAGCGTTCAACACGTGGCATTATTCGCTAA
- the fabZ gene encoding 3-hydroxyacyl-ACP dehydratase FabZ has protein sequence MALLPHRYPFLLVDRVTDFEEGKWLKAIKNISVNEPCFTGHFPGEPILPGVLILEALAQSMGILAFKTHELQGGELFYFAGIDDARFKRPVLPGDQMELYVEVIKERRGITAFTGIATVNGEVACEAKLMCARR, from the coding sequence ATGGCCTTACTTCCACACCGCTATCCCTTTTTATTAGTGGATCGTGTGACTGATTTTGAAGAAGGGAAATGGTTAAAAGCGATTAAAAACATCAGCGTTAATGAACCTTGTTTTACAGGGCATTTCCCGGGAGAACCCATTTTACCCGGCGTGTTAATTTTAGAAGCATTGGCACAGTCAATGGGCATTTTGGCGTTTAAAACTCACGAATTACAAGGTGGAGAATTGTTCTATTTCGCAGGTATTGATGATGCACGTTTTAAACGTCCAGTTTTACCGGGCGATCAAATGGAACTTTATGTTGAAGTGATCAAAGAACGCCGTGGTATTACGGCATTTACTGGTATCGCAACAGTAAATGGTGAAGTGGCTTGTGAAGCAAAATTAATGTGCGCTCGCAGATAA
- the lpxD gene encoding UDP-3-O-(3-hydroxymyristoyl)glucosamine N-acyltransferase, with product MQKSYSLKELAQQIGATIRGNANVLIDSIAPLDKAQSNQLTFISNIKFRDLLAQSHAGVLVVSENDVEFCSPESNLLIVNDPYVAYAVLAQYMDSTPKAATGIAESAVISSSAKLGENVSIGANAVIEDEVELGDNVVIGAGCFIGKGAKIGANTQLWANVNIYHQVQIGEHCLIQSGAVIGSDGFGYANDKGRWIKIPQTGTVIIGNHVEIGACTCIDRGALDATVIEDNVIIDNLCQIAHNVHIGTGTAVAGGVIMAGSLKVGRYCLIGGASVINGHMEIADKVTVTGMGMVMRPITEPGVYSSGIPLQPNKEWRKTAALTLDIDKMNKRLKALEKKLNNA from the coding sequence ATGCAAAAGTCTTATTCTCTTAAAGAATTAGCACAACAAATTGGCGCTACCATTCGTGGTAACGCCAATGTGCTTATTGATAGTATTGCTCCTCTTGACAAAGCACAGTCAAACCAACTCACCTTTATTTCAAATATTAAATTCCGTGATTTGCTTGCCCAATCCCACGCAGGGGTTTTAGTCGTGAGTGAAAATGATGTGGAGTTTTGTTCGCCTGAAAGCAATCTGCTTATTGTCAATGATCCTTATGTTGCTTATGCTGTGTTAGCGCAATATATGGATTCTACCCCTAAAGCCGCCACAGGTATTGCTGAAAGTGCGGTGATTTCATCCTCGGCAAAATTAGGTGAAAATGTTTCCATTGGCGCTAATGCGGTGATTGAAGATGAAGTTGAATTAGGTGATAACGTGGTTATCGGTGCAGGTTGCTTTATTGGCAAGGGCGCAAAAATTGGTGCAAACACCCAACTTTGGGCAAATGTAAACATCTATCACCAAGTACAAATTGGCGAACATTGCTTAATTCAATCTGGTGCAGTTATTGGCAGTGATGGTTTTGGCTATGCAAATGATAAAGGCCGCTGGATCAAGATCCCACAAACTGGCACAGTGATTATTGGTAACCACGTTGAAATTGGTGCTTGTACCTGTATTGACCGCGGCGCATTAGATGCCACGGTAATTGAAGATAATGTGATTATTGATAACCTTTGTCAAATTGCCCATAACGTACATATCGGCACTGGCACAGCGGTAGCAGGCGGTGTGATTATGGCGGGCAGCCTGAAAGTGGGACGCTATTGTCTCATTGGTGGCGCAAGTGTAATCAATGGTCATATGGAAATTGCAGACAAAGTGACCGTTACAGGAATGGGAATGGTAATGCGGCCAATTACCGAACCCGGTGTTTATTCTTCCGGCATCCCGTTACAGCCAAATAAAGAATGGCGAAAAACCGCTGCATTAACCTTAGACATTGATAAAATGAATAAGCGTCTAAAAGCGCTAGAAAAAAAGCTGAATAATGCTTAA
- a CDS encoding OmpH family outer membrane protein: MKKAVKLTALSLALALGSSIAMAEDNIAFVNVDYLFAHHPARQVEFKKLDEQFKAPSEKLQVEDKALQDKKAAFEKEIDGKVKALDKDAPKLRQADIKKRQDEIAKLAQKRDEEFKKLLQQHQENIAKFRQETQKAEMEVERKLLTDIQTATTTVAKAKNYSAVLDEKVAVYAADGKNITEEVLKAIPAPAQAK; this comes from the coding sequence ATGAAAAAAGCTGTAAAATTAACCGCACTTTCTTTAGCGTTAGCATTAGGTTCATCCATTGCAATGGCGGAAGATAATATTGCCTTTGTAAATGTCGATTATTTATTTGCACATCATCCAGCACGTCAAGTTGAATTTAAAAAATTAGATGAGCAATTCAAAGCACCATCTGAAAAATTACAAGTTGAAGATAAAGCACTGCAAGATAAAAAAGCAGCATTTGAAAAAGAAATTGATGGTAAAGTGAAAGCATTAGATAAAGATGCACCAAAATTACGTCAAGCTGATATTAAAAAGCGTCAGGATGAAATTGCAAAATTAGCGCAAAAACGTGATGAAGAGTTTAAAAAATTACTACAACAGCACCAAGAAAATATTGCTAAATTCCGTCAGGAAACACAAAAAGCAGAAATGGAAGTTGAACGTAAATTATTAACTGACATTCAAACTGCGACGACAACGGTGGCAAAAGCAAAAAACTACAGCGCCGTGCTTGATGAAAAAGTGGCAGTGTATGCAGCTGATGGTAAAAATATCACCGAAGAAGTATTAAAAGCAATTCCAGCTCCAGCACAGGCTAAATAA
- the bamA gene encoding outer membrane protein assembly factor BamA, whose amino-acid sequence MKKLLIASLLLGSTTVMAAPFIVQDIRVDGVQAGTEGKILANLPVRVGQRATDKDIANVVRTLFLQGYEGVKAAREGNTLVISVQQRPIIADVILDGNSSIPSEALKDNLDANGFAVGDVLNLDKLEAFRQSLLDHYRSVGRYNAKVETIVTSLPNNRAEVKIQIKENDIALLKGVTFEGNHAFSSSKLQEQMELQPDAWWKLFGNKFDSVQFGKDLDTLREFYLDHGYAKMQITKTDVQLNDAQTEAKVSIDINEGEKYTVKSARIVGNVAGMGEELSGLLKQIRVGETFRRSDVVAVENAIKTTLGEQGYANPQVNVSPAFDDQHHTIALTYVVDAGRRYSVRQIRFEGNNVSADSTLRQEMRQQEGTWLSSQLVELGKVRLERTGFFETVESRTENVPNTDDELDVIYKVKERNTGSINFGIGYGTESGLSYQASIKQDNFLGMGSSISLGGSRNDYSTSVNLGYTEPYFTKDGVSLGGNVFFEKYDNSKNDTSASYSRTTYGVNGTLGFPVNENNSYYVGLGYVYNKLKDVRPEYNRNLYRESMNVSDWTFKSHDFELSMGWNYNNLNRGYFPTSGMRASIGGKVTIPGSDNKYYKLSADVQGFYPLDRDHSWVISAKASAAYANGFGGKRLPFYQTYSAGGMGSLRGFAYGAVGPQAIYQHKDCATADKYCKKGVNGDIVGGNAMVTASAELIVPTPFVADKNQRSVRTSVFVDAASVWNTKWKTDGKARFTNLPDYGDPSRVRSSAGVAFQWQSPIGPLVFSYAKPIKKYKGDEIEQFQFSIGGTF is encoded by the coding sequence ATGAAAAAACTTTTAATCGCAAGTTTATTATTGGGTTCAACCACGGTGATGGCTGCACCTTTTATTGTGCAAGATATTCGTGTTGATGGCGTTCAGGCTGGCACGGAAGGCAAAATTCTTGCGAATTTACCCGTTAGAGTTGGGCAACGGGCGACAGATAAAGATATTGCTAATGTAGTAAGAACCTTGTTCTTACAGGGATATGAGGGGGTTAAAGCGGCTCGAGAAGGCAATACCCTAGTGATTTCTGTACAGCAACGTCCAATTATTGCCGATGTTATTCTTGACGGGAATAGCTCAATTCCAAGTGAAGCCTTGAAAGATAACCTAGACGCTAATGGCTTTGCGGTTGGCGATGTGTTGAACCTTGATAAATTAGAGGCTTTTCGCCAAAGTTTATTAGATCATTACCGTAGCGTAGGGCGTTATAACGCAAAAGTGGAAACCATCGTTACGTCATTGCCAAATAATCGTGCGGAAGTCAAAATCCAGATTAAAGAAAATGATATCGCACTGTTGAAAGGGGTTACTTTTGAAGGAAATCACGCCTTTAGTTCAAGCAAGTTGCAAGAACAAATGGAATTACAACCTGATGCGTGGTGGAAGCTTTTCGGCAATAAATTCGATTCCGTACAGTTTGGTAAAGATCTAGATACATTACGCGAGTTTTACCTTGATCACGGCTATGCCAAAATGCAAATCACTAAAACAGATGTGCAGTTAAATGATGCACAGACTGAGGCAAAAGTTTCTATTGATATTAATGAAGGTGAGAAATATACCGTTAAGAGCGCGCGTATTGTGGGTAATGTTGCGGGAATGGGCGAGGAGCTTTCCGGATTATTAAAACAAATTCGGGTGGGGGAAACCTTCCGTCGTAGTGATGTGGTTGCGGTAGAAAATGCCATTAAAACGACCTTAGGTGAACAGGGATACGCAAACCCTCAAGTGAATGTTAGCCCAGCGTTTGACGATCAACATCACACTATTGCATTGACTTATGTGGTTGATGCGGGTCGTCGTTATTCTGTTCGTCAAATTCGTTTTGAAGGCAATAACGTCAGTGCAGATAGCACATTACGCCAAGAAATGCGTCAGCAAGAAGGAACTTGGTTATCTTCTCAATTAGTTGAACTAGGTAAAGTGCGGTTAGAACGTACAGGATTTTTTGAGACTGTAGAATCGCGTACTGAGAATGTGCCAAATACGGACGATGAACTTGATGTAATCTATAAAGTGAAGGAACGTAATACGGGTAGCATTAACTTTGGTATTGGTTATGGTACAGAAAGTGGCTTAAGCTATCAGGCAAGTATTAAGCAAGATAACTTTTTGGGAATGGGATCTTCAATCAGTTTAGGTGGTTCGCGTAATGATTACAGTACCAGTGTGAATTTAGGCTATACAGAACCTTATTTCACAAAAGACGGCGTAAGTCTTGGTGGGAATGTATTCTTTGAAAAATACGATAACTCAAAAAACGACACTTCAGCCTCTTATAGCCGTACAACTTACGGGGTGAACGGTACGCTTGGTTTCCCAGTCAACGAGAATAACTCATACTATGTTGGGTTAGGCTATGTTTACAACAAATTAAAAGATGTACGCCCTGAATATAACCGTAACCTCTATCGTGAATCAATGAATGTGAGTGATTGGACATTTAAATCTCACGATTTCGAGCTTTCTATGGGCTGGAACTATAACAATCTGAACCGGGGCTATTTCCCAACGTCAGGAATGCGCGCCTCGATCGGCGGAAAAGTGACTATTCCAGGTTCAGATAATAAATATTACAAATTGTCCGCAGATGTTCAAGGTTTCTATCCGTTAGATCGTGATCATAGCTGGGTCATTTCAGCAAAAGCTTCCGCAGCTTACGCGAATGGTTTTGGTGGTAAACGTTTACCGTTCTATCAAACTTACAGTGCAGGTGGTATGGGAAGTTTGCGTGGTTTTGCTTATGGTGCAGTAGGCCCACAAGCTATTTACCAACACAAAGATTGTGCAACAGCAGATAAATATTGTAAGAAAGGGGTAAATGGCGACATTGTCGGTGGTAATGCAATGGTCACCGCAAGTGCGGAATTAATTGTGCCAACTCCATTTGTGGCGGACAAAAATCAACGTTCAGTAAGAACCTCAGTTTTTGTTGATGCGGCAAGTGTATGGAATACAAAATGGAAAACAGACGGAAAAGCACGTTTCACCAATTTACCGGATTACGGCGATCCGAGCCGTGTTCGCTCCTCAGCGGGTGTCGCTTTCCAATGGCAATCACCGATTGGACCTTTGGTGTTCTCTTATGCCAAACCAATCAAAAAATATAAAGGCGATGAAATTGAACAATTCCAATTTAGTATCGGTGGTACATTCTAA